One window of the Paenibacillus beijingensis genome contains the following:
- the fliS gene encoding flagellar export chaperone FliS, translating to MIQSPYQKYQQLSAQTATPIQLVLMLYDGAIRFTKQGISGIETKQYEHANEYLCKAESVIHELTAALDFNYPISKDLARIYEYLLYQLIQANIKKEARIATEVLGLLQELRDAWKQISKTAVPASP from the coding sequence TTGATTCAATCGCCTTATCAGAAATACCAGCAATTATCCGCCCAAACCGCGACGCCGATCCAACTCGTTCTGATGCTGTACGATGGCGCGATTCGCTTTACCAAGCAAGGCATAAGCGGCATAGAAACCAAACAATATGAGCATGCAAATGAGTATCTATGCAAGGCCGAATCCGTTATTCATGAATTAACCGCAGCGTTGGATTTTAATTATCCCATTTCCAAAGATCTTGCCCGGATCTATGAATACTTGCTCTATCAGCTTATTCAAGCAAATATTAAGAAGGAAGCAAGGATCGCGACAGAGGTGCTTGGGCTACTTCAAGAACTAAGGGATGCATGGAAGCAAATTTCGAAGACAGCAGTCCCTGCAAGTCCGTAG